One part of the Paenibacillus silvisoli genome encodes these proteins:
- the gltB gene encoding glutamate synthase large subunit, translated as MKENRLGLPPKQGLYDPQFEKDACGMGFVANIKGIKSHTIIQQALTVLENMEHRGGQGSEPNTGDGAGILLQIPHGFFSREMRELGVELPANGEYAVGMLFLSQDESVRSKHERELEAIIREEGQTLLGWRTVPTNDEKLGHSAKSVKPFVRQVFIGRNSELKDELSFERKIYVIRKRAEIAIRYAGGEGADTFYFSSFSSKKIVYKGMLTTEQVRSFYVELNDEAMETAIALVHSRFSTNTFPSWERAHPYRYLIHNGEINTLRGNVNWMHARQTMVASELFGSDLDKIKPIINPDGSDTAMFDNTLEFLYLSGRSLPHAAMMMVPEPWSNHEGMSDEKKAFYEYHSCLMEPWDGPAAMAFTDGTQIGAILDRNGLRPARYYVTKDDVIILGSEAGTVHVDPENILYKDRLRPGRMLLVDTQAGRIVSDEEVKAQIAAENPYREWLDEHLVGLDELPDAPELPEPDHETVEKRQQAFGYTFEDLRKVLEPMAGSGVEPIASMGYDAPLAVLSERPQRLFNYFKQMFAQVTNPPIDAIREEIITATGTTLGPERNLLNPEPESCRHIKLASPILSNEEFAKLRHVRRPGFKSITLPTLFSASEGEAGLRFALKQMCEAADRVIAKGHNILILSDRGVDAENAAIPSLLAVSALHHHLIREGTRTRVSILLESGEPREVHHFALLLGYGVSAVNPYLAFETLDDMIRQGMLRGVKHDKAVKNFIKAATKGVVKILSKMGISTIQSYRGAQIFEAVGLNEALVDEYFTWTTTRIGGIGLDVIAEETLKHHNRAFAEQEGRVKELDSGGEYQWRKDGEDHLFSPQTIHTLQMASRKNDYKLYKKFSALVQGEDKKHLTLRSLLDFNYDAEPVSLDEVESVESIVKRFKTGAMSYGSISKEAHEALAIAMNRIGGKSNTGEGGEDPARYTLDENGDSRRSAIKQVASGRFGVTSNYLVNADEIQIKMAQGAKPGEGGQLPGRKVYPWVAEVRGSTPGVGLISPPPHHDIYSIEDLAELIHDLKNANPRARINVKLVSEAGVGTIAAGVAKGRADIILVSGYDGGTGASPLASIRHAGMPWELGLAETHQTLMINNLRDRVVVETDGKIMNGRDLAIAALLGAEEYGFSTAPLVVLGCIMMRVCQLDTCPVGVATQNPELREKFMGDPSHVANFMLFVAQELREIMAELGFRTVQEMVGRVDRLQTKDLIEHYKLKGIDLRPLLHQMEVPQGSARYCTQEQDHKLEESLDMQQLLPLALSAIETGEQVRATLPITNINRVVGTIVGSEVTRRHGAKGLPEDTISFHFVGSAGQSFGAFVPKGITLSLEGDSNDYVGKGLSGGKIIVAPSKKATFKAEENVIIGNTAFYGATSGEAYIRGIAGERFAVRNSGVNVVVEGVGDHGCEYMTGGRVVILGGTGRNFAAGMSGGVAYVLDEAGDFYKHCNIEMVLLERIEDARDSEELHGMIKRHVMNTGSAIGDRLLSDWETSKQKFVKIIPKDYKRMLEQIEKQEQAGLAGDEALLAAFEANMKELARVGGN; from the coding sequence GTGAAAGAGAACCGTTTAGGATTGCCGCCGAAGCAAGGTCTATACGATCCGCAATTTGAGAAAGACGCTTGCGGAATGGGCTTTGTGGCTAACATCAAGGGAATTAAATCGCACACGATCATCCAACAGGCGCTGACGGTGCTCGAGAACATGGAGCATCGGGGCGGCCAAGGCAGCGAGCCTAACACCGGAGACGGAGCAGGGATTCTTTTGCAAATCCCGCATGGCTTTTTCTCCCGTGAAATGAGAGAGCTCGGTGTCGAACTGCCTGCAAACGGCGAATACGCCGTGGGCATGCTGTTCTTGTCGCAAGACGAGAGCGTCCGCAGCAAGCATGAGCGCGAGCTCGAAGCGATCATTCGTGAGGAAGGACAGACGCTGCTTGGCTGGCGTACCGTTCCTACGAATGACGAGAAGCTCGGCCACTCGGCGAAATCGGTTAAGCCGTTCGTTCGCCAAGTGTTCATCGGCCGCAATTCGGAGCTGAAGGATGAGCTGTCGTTCGAACGCAAAATCTACGTTATTCGCAAACGCGCGGAAATCGCAATTCGTTATGCTGGCGGAGAAGGCGCGGACACGTTCTACTTCTCCAGCTTCTCCAGCAAGAAGATCGTGTACAAAGGGATGCTTACGACCGAGCAGGTTCGCTCGTTCTACGTTGAACTGAACGACGAAGCGATGGAAACCGCCATTGCGCTCGTTCACTCCCGTTTCTCGACGAACACGTTCCCAAGCTGGGAGCGCGCGCATCCGTACCGTTATCTCATCCACAACGGCGAGATCAACACGCTTCGCGGCAACGTGAACTGGATGCATGCCCGTCAAACGATGGTAGCGTCGGAATTGTTCGGCAGCGATTTGGACAAAATCAAGCCGATTATCAATCCGGACGGCTCCGACACGGCGATGTTCGACAACACGCTCGAGTTTTTGTACCTTTCCGGCCGTTCCTTGCCGCACGCGGCGATGATGATGGTTCCGGAGCCTTGGTCCAACCATGAAGGCATGAGCGACGAGAAAAAAGCTTTCTATGAGTACCACAGCTGCTTGATGGAGCCGTGGGACGGTCCTGCCGCAATGGCGTTTACCGACGGTACGCAAATCGGCGCGATCCTCGACCGGAACGGACTTCGTCCTGCCCGTTATTACGTCACGAAGGACGACGTGATCATTCTCGGCTCCGAAGCCGGAACGGTTCATGTCGATCCGGAAAATATTCTTTATAAAGACCGTCTTCGCCCGGGCCGCATGCTGCTTGTCGATACGCAAGCAGGCCGCATCGTTTCCGACGAAGAGGTTAAAGCTCAAATCGCGGCCGAGAACCCGTACCGCGAATGGCTCGACGAGCACCTCGTCGGACTTGATGAGCTTCCTGACGCGCCTGAGCTTCCGGAACCGGACCACGAAACCGTCGAGAAGCGCCAGCAAGCGTTCGGCTATACATTCGAAGATTTGCGCAAGGTGCTTGAGCCGATGGCCGGCAGCGGCGTAGAGCCGATCGCCTCGATGGGCTACGACGCTCCGCTTGCGGTGCTGTCCGAGCGTCCGCAGCGCCTGTTCAACTACTTTAAGCAAATGTTCGCGCAAGTCACGAATCCGCCGATCGATGCGATTCGCGAAGAAATCATTACGGCTACGGGCACTACGCTTGGACCTGAGCGCAACCTGCTCAATCCGGAGCCGGAGAGCTGCCGCCATATTAAATTGGCATCGCCGATCCTGTCGAACGAAGAGTTCGCGAAGCTGCGCCACGTGCGCCGTCCGGGCTTTAAGTCGATCACGCTTCCGACGTTGTTTAGCGCATCGGAAGGCGAGGCAGGACTTCGTTTCGCGCTGAAGCAAATGTGCGAAGCGGCTGACCGCGTCATCGCGAAAGGCCACAACATTCTGATCTTGTCCGACCGCGGCGTAGACGCCGAGAATGCGGCTATTCCGTCGCTGCTCGCCGTATCCGCGCTGCATCACCATTTGATCCGCGAAGGTACGCGTACGAGAGTCAGCATTTTGCTGGAATCCGGCGAGCCGCGCGAAGTGCATCACTTCGCCTTGCTGCTCGGATATGGCGTTAGCGCCGTGAACCCGTACTTGGCGTTCGAAACGCTTGATGACATGATCCGTCAAGGCATGCTCAGAGGCGTGAAGCACGACAAAGCGGTGAAAAACTTCATTAAAGCTGCGACGAAGGGCGTCGTGAAGATTCTGTCCAAAATGGGCATTTCGACGATCCAATCGTACCGCGGCGCGCAAATTTTCGAAGCTGTCGGCTTGAACGAAGCGCTCGTTGACGAGTACTTCACATGGACGACGACTCGGATCGGCGGTATCGGCCTCGACGTGATCGCGGAAGAAACGCTGAAGCACCACAACCGCGCGTTCGCAGAGCAAGAAGGCCGCGTGAAGGAGCTTGACTCCGGCGGCGAATACCAATGGCGTAAAGACGGCGAAGATCACTTGTTCAGCCCGCAGACGATTCATACGCTGCAAATGGCTTCCCGTAAAAACGACTACAAGCTGTACAAGAAGTTCTCCGCGCTTGTTCAAGGCGAAGACAAGAAGCATCTGACGCTGCGTTCGCTGCTTGATTTCAATTACGACGCAGAGCCGGTATCTTTGGATGAAGTCGAATCGGTGGAGTCCATCGTTAAACGCTTCAAGACGGGTGCGATGTCTTACGGCTCCATCAGTAAAGAAGCGCACGAAGCGCTCGCGATCGCGATGAACCGCATCGGCGGCAAATCGAATACGGGCGAGGGCGGCGAAGATCCGGCGCGTTATACGCTGGACGAGAACGGCGATTCCCGCCGCAGCGCGATCAAGCAGGTTGCTTCCGGCCGTTTCGGCGTAACGAGCAACTACCTGGTCAATGCCGACGAAATTCAAATCAAAATGGCGCAAGGCGCGAAGCCGGGCGAGGGCGGCCAGCTTCCGGGACGCAAGGTATATCCTTGGGTTGCCGAGGTTCGCGGTTCCACTCCGGGCGTAGGCTTGATTTCGCCGCCTCCGCATCACGATATTTATTCCATTGAGGACTTGGCGGAGCTGATCCACGATCTGAAGAACGCCAACCCTCGCGCACGCATCAACGTGAAGCTCGTTTCCGAAGCTGGCGTTGGTACGATCGCAGCCGGCGTTGCCAAAGGCCGCGCGGACATCATCCTTGTCAGCGGCTACGACGGCGGAACAGGCGCATCGCCGCTCGCATCGATCCGCCACGCAGGCATGCCGTGGGAGCTTGGTCTTGCGGAAACGCACCAAACGCTCATGATCAACAACCTGCGCGACCGCGTCGTCGTGGAGACGGACGGAAAAATCATGAACGGCCGCGACCTTGCGATCGCAGCGCTTCTCGGCGCCGAAGAATACGGCTTCTCGACTGCGCCGCTCGTCGTCCTTGGCTGTATCATGATGCGCGTTTGCCAGCTGGACACTTGCCCGGTCGGCGTTGCAACGCAAAACCCTGAGCTTCGCGAGAAGTTCATGGGCGATCCAAGCCATGTGGCAAACTTCATGCTGTTCGTGGCGCAAGAGCTTCGCGAGATTATGGCAGAGCTCGGCTTCCGTACCGTTCAAGAGATGGTCGGCCGCGTAGACCGCCTGCAAACGAAGGATCTGATCGAGCACTACAAGCTGAAAGGCATCGATCTGCGTCCGCTGCTGCATCAAATGGAGGTGCCGCAAGGCTCCGCCCGTTACTGCACGCAGGAGCAGGATCATAAATTGGAAGAGTCGCTCGATATGCAGCAATTGCTGCCGCTGGCACTGTCGGCGATCGAGACGGGCGAACAAGTCCGCGCGACGCTGCCGATCACGAACATCAACCGCGTAGTCGGTACGATCGTGGGCAGCGAAGTGACTCGCCGTCACGGCGCGAAAGGCTTGCCGGAAGATACGATTTCGTTCCACTTTGTCGGCTCGGCCGGTCAAAGCTTCGGCGCATTCGTACCGAAGGGCATTACGCTTTCCTTGGAAGGCGACTCCAATGACTATGTCGGCAAAGGTCTTTCCGGCGGCAAAATCATTGTGGCTCCATCCAAGAAAGCAACGTTCAAAGCCGAAGAGAACGTCATTATCGGCAACACCGCTTTCTACGGCGCGACAAGCGGCGAAGCTTATATCCGCGGTATCGCGGGCGAGCGCTTCGCGGTTCGTAACTCCGGCGTGAACGTCGTTGTCGAAGGCGTCGGCGATCACGGCTGTGAGTATATGACAGGCGGACGCGTCGTGATTCTCGGCGGCACAGGCCGTAACTTCGCAGCCGGTATGTCCGGCGGCGTCGCTTATGTCCTTGATGAAGCAGGCGACTTCTACAAGCACTGCAACATCGAAATGGTTCTTCTGGAGCGTATCGAAGATGCTCGCGACTCCGAAGAGCTGCACGGCATGATCAAGCGCCACGTGATGAACACGGGCTCGGCGATCGGCGACCGGCTTCTTTCCGATTGGGAGACGTCCAAGCAGAAATTCGTGAAGATCATTCCGAAGGATTACAAACGGATGCTGGAGCAAATCGAGAAGCAGGAGCAAGCTGGCCTGGCCGGCGACGAAGCCCTTCTCGCGGCATTCGAAGCGAATATGAAAGAACTAGCACGCGTTGGCGGGAACTAA
- a CDS encoding helix-turn-helix domain-containing protein yields the protein MNIGDRIAKLRDDRGWTQEQTAGLLGISRAALSHYEKNRREPDTDTLSKFADLFKVSVDFLVGRTNAPHVTLEEPVREFVEQLELSDEDLLEKYNLKIDGLSLSPEEAKRFIAFVRMERNMK from the coding sequence ATGAACATTGGTGACCGTATTGCCAAACTAAGGGACGATCGGGGTTGGACACAAGAACAGACAGCGGGGTTACTTGGAATCTCACGCGCAGCCTTATCCCATTATGAGAAAAACCGCCGTGAACCGGATACGGATACGTTATCTAAATTTGCCGATTTGTTCAAGGTTTCTGTCGACTTTCTGGTTGGCCGCACGAATGCGCCGCATGTGACGCTCGAAGAGCCTGTTCGCGAGTTCGTTGAACAGCTTGAACTATCCGATGAAGATTTGCTGGAAAAATATAATCTCAAAATTGACGGCTTAAGCCTTTCTCCTGAAGAGGCGAAACGCTTTATCGCTTTTGTAAGAATGGAACGCAACATGAAGTAG